Genomic segment of Mycolicibacterium sarraceniae:
GGGCAGGGCGAGAACGTTCAGGACGAGGTTCAACTCGACACCGAACTGGTGAGCATGGTGGTGGGCTTGCCCAACGGCAAGCATGCGACGGCACTGAGCATCGATGCGGGACAACCCGTCTGGGAGATCTGCCGGGTCCGCCGAATGGGCGGGGTGCCCAAGGTTCTCGAAACGGCGGTGCTGCCACTGACCTTGGTGCCGGCCCTCGACGAGCAGCGGCTGGCAGCCGGGGAGTCGCTCTACGGGTATCTCGCCGAGCGGTACGGATTCACCGACGAGTTCGTCGAGCAGGTTTTTGAAGTCGATCAGCCGAACTCGTTGGAGCGAAACCATCTGCGGCTGAGCTCGAAAGATCATGTGGTGCGCATTCGCGGCGTCAGCGTGGACGCCGCGGGCGTGGCATTCGACAGTTTCCAGCAGACGTATCCCGCGCGCGAGTTCGTGTTCTACATCTCCGGCGCCTCCGGTCGCCGCCTGATGGAACCCGACCCCAGCGGCTCGTGGTCGGTTCGCCCGCTCGGGAGGACGGCGGCGCCGCAGCGGTGATCGCACGACGGGCGGATGCTCAGGACCCACGGTGCTGCTGCGGATCGAGACCGGGAACGCTGTCCAACAACTTCCTGGTGTAGGGCTCGGTGGGCTCACGCACGATTCGCCACGGGTCCCCGACCTCGACGATACGGCCGTCCCGCATCACCACGATCCGATCGGCATGCGCCACCGCGGTGGACAGGTCGTGGGTAATCATCAGGATTCCCATCCGGTGCTCGCGGCGCAGCCGGTCGAGCAGTTCGAGGACACCGGTGCGCACCGATACGTCCAGCATCGACACCGGTTCGTCAGCCAGTAGCAGCCGCGGACGGAGTATCAGACTGGCCGCGATCGCAACCCGTTGCCGCTGACCGCCCGACAGTTCGTGCGGGTAGCGTGCTGCCACTACCTCCGGGTCTAGGCCCACCTCGCGCAACGTCTCGGCCACCAATGCCCGCCGGTGCCGCCGATCACCGCCGATGCCGTGCACCAGCAGCGGTTCAGCCACGGTGTCCTC
This window contains:
- a CDS encoding GntR family transcriptional regulator, which produces MTDAAGSQRPAPRAGTPGRTLRYQHVYDLVVSLIEHEGLREGDQLPSTAELAEMAGVSVISVRRALDELTHNGKITRHQGVGIFVAPQRMLSEPSRPGALLETFKGQGENVQDEVQLDTELVSMVVGLPNGKHATALSIDAGQPVWEICRVRRMGGVPKVLETAVLPLTLVPALDEQRLAAGESLYGYLAERYGFTDEFVEQVFEVDQPNSLERNHLRLSSKDHVVRIRGVSVDAAGVAFDSFQQTYPAREFVFYISGASGRRLMEPDPSGSWSVRPLGRTAAPQR